A portion of the Apteryx mantelli isolate bAptMan1 unplaced genomic scaffold, bAptMan1.hap1 HAP1_SCAFFOLD_40, whole genome shotgun sequence genome contains these proteins:
- the LOC136996509 gene encoding olfactory receptor 12D1-like: MDNQTEVRKFILLGLTSLQGLQKFLFMLFLLLYLSTLLGNMAIMTVVACEPQLHTPMYFFLFNLSCLDIFYSTVTVPKMLAGFLSGHQGISYTGCLSQLHFFYFIGSSEGLLLAVMAYDRFVAICNPLRYTLIMRPQACLLLAAAAWTIGFLHALMHAVMTSRLHFCGPNHIQHYFCEIKPLVRLACIQSKEGRKKAFSTCISHLTVVALLYVPVIFKYVPPSSGSSASWTMIATVMYNVVTPVLNPGSTP; this comes from the exons atggataaccagacagaggtgaggaagttcatcctccttggcctgaccagccttcaagggctacagaaattcctgttcatgctgttcttactgctgtacctgtctaccctgctggggaatatggcaatcatgaCTGTAGTGGCATGTGAACCCCagctacacacccccatgtactttttcctcttcaacctctcctgcCTAGATATTTTCTACTCCACAGTTACCgtgcccaagatgctggctgggtttCTCTCGGGGCACcagggcatttcttacactggctgcctaagccagctccacttcttcTACTTCATCGGAAGCAGCGAAGgtttgcttctggctgtcatggcctatgaccgctttgtggccatctgcaaccccctgcgctacaccctgatcatgagGCCAcaggcctgcctgctgctggctgcagctgcttgGACTAttggcttccttcatgctctgatgcacgcagtcatgacctcccggctccatttctgtggccccaaccacatccagCACTACTTCTGCGAAATTAAGCCCCTGGTGAGACTGGCCTGCA tccagtccaaggagggaaggaagaaagccttctccacttgcatctcccatctcacagtagtggccttactctatgtccctgttatttttaaatatgtgccACCTTCCTCAGGGAGTTCAGCCAGCTGGACAATGATAGCCACCGTTATGTATAATGTTGTCACGCCAGTCCTCAATCCAGgatctacaccctga